From a region of the Dehalococcoidia bacterium genome:
- a CDS encoding DUF4395 family protein, whose amino-acid sequence MSPALCAAIAAIGTALASPPILWGLMVFAALGGLLPFHPFDLIYNLGIRHVTATPELPRNGAPRRFACAMGSAWLLAAGTLFYAGLDVAGYIIGGAFVAVAALITVSHVCIPSLVYGALFGRADLDRI is encoded by the coding sequence ATGTCGCCCGCGCTGTGCGCGGCCATCGCGGCGATCGGCACGGCGCTCGCTTCGCCACCGATCCTCTGGGGGTTGATGGTGTTCGCGGCGCTGGGCGGGCTACTGCCATTCCATCCGTTCGACCTCATCTACAACCTCGGCATCCGTCACGTCACGGCGACGCCGGAACTGCCCCGCAACGGCGCTCCGCGGCGGTTCGCCTGTGCGATGGGCAGCGCCTGGCTTCTCGCTGCGGGGACGCTTTTCTACGCCGGTCTCGACGTCGCCGGATACATCATCGGCGGCGCGTTCGTCGCGGTGGCTGCGCTCATCACTGTCTCGCACGTGTGCATACCGTCCCTCGTCTATGGGGCGCTGTTCGGACGCGCAGATCTCGACAGAATATGA
- a CDS encoding rhodanese-like domain-containing protein encodes MNIIPFVHEGLGNSSYLVGLGNDTALLVDPDRSVQRYLDAAADRRWRIEHVLETHLHADFVSGAHELAAAVGAKLFLPRDAHSRLPHEPVGALARFAFDGVEIEAVGTPGHTPEHLSYVARTASQPPVLFSGGSLIVGGAARTDLITPDMTERLTRAQFRTLTTAFSALPDETWLHPTHGGGSFCSAGSGGERASTLGQERASNPVLGVEDEDDFVRWFPGTFPAAPAYYFRMRAFNQDVPRLRRDIPSPPRLSARDFDALQRDAVIVDARPMDAYARAHIPGSLSIAFRDAFAVWLGWLVPEGAQLLFVTGDAPVERVIDESLLVGYERFGGVLDGGIDVWEAAWLPVTDSRMADAAEVRGSLLAGATALDVRERDEYAAEHIPGAIHVPLGELARRVDELPDDRPIVAYCGHGERAASATSLLERAGHKVVTNLDGGMGAWRDAGFATER; translated from the coding sequence ATGAACATCATTCCATTCGTGCACGAAGGGCTCGGCAACAGTTCGTACCTGGTCGGGCTCGGCAATGACACGGCGTTACTGGTCGATCCCGATCGCTCGGTCCAACGATATCTAGACGCGGCGGCCGATCGGCGTTGGCGCATAGAACACGTGCTTGAAACGCACCTTCATGCGGACTTCGTGAGCGGCGCGCACGAGCTTGCCGCTGCCGTGGGCGCGAAACTCTTCCTGCCCAGGGACGCACACTCACGCCTGCCACACGAGCCGGTGGGTGCGCTGGCGAGATTTGCCTTTGATGGTGTGGAGATCGAGGCGGTAGGCACTCCTGGCCACACACCTGAGCATCTGAGTTACGTGGCGAGAACAGCTTCGCAGCCGCCGGTCTTGTTTAGCGGTGGCTCCCTCATCGTAGGCGGGGCCGCGCGCACCGATCTGATTACGCCCGACATGACGGAGCGCCTGACGCGCGCCCAGTTCCGCACGTTGACGACCGCGTTCAGCGCTCTGCCCGACGAGACATGGTTGCATCCGACGCATGGCGGTGGATCGTTCTGCTCGGCTGGAAGCGGAGGCGAGCGCGCATCCACGCTCGGACAGGAACGCGCATCGAACCCGGTGTTGGGAGTGGAGGACGAGGATGACTTCGTGCGCTGGTTCCCGGGCACGTTCCCGGCTGCGCCGGCGTATTACTTCAGGATGCGGGCATTCAACCAGGACGTGCCACGCCTGCGACGCGATATCCCGTCGCCTCCTCGTCTTTCGGCGCGAGACTTCGACGCGTTGCAACGCGATGCGGTGATCGTCGATGCGCGTCCGATGGATGCGTACGCCCGGGCGCACATTCCCGGCTCGCTGAGCATCGCGTTTCGAGATGCGTTCGCGGTGTGGCTGGGATGGCTGGTCCCGGAAGGCGCGCAGCTTCTGTTCGTCACCGGCGACGCTCCGGTCGAGCGCGTGATCGACGAATCACTGCTCGTCGGTTACGAGCGGTTCGGCGGCGTGCTCGACGGCGGCATCGATGTGTGGGAAGCAGCATGGTTGCCCGTCACTGACTCCAGGATGGCAGATGCTGCCGAGGTCCGCGGATCCCTGCTGGCCGGAGCAACGGCGTTGGACGTGCGCGAACGGGATGAGTACGCGGCAGAGCATATCCCCGGCGCCATACACGTCCCACTTGGCGAGTTGGCTCGCCGGGTGGACGAACTGCCCGACGATCGGCCGATCGTCGCGTACTGCGGTCACGGCGAGCGCGCCGCAAGCGCCACGTCTCTGTTGGAGCGAGCAGGGCACAAGGTTGTAACCAACCTGGACGGCGGAATGGGGGCGTGGCGAGACGCCGGTTTCGCCACTGAGCGCTAG
- a CDS encoding MFS transporter, with translation MAANWQQFVLLVATNAFVGGMVGLERSILPVLARDEFGIASKTVAVSFIATFGLTKALANLFAGRLSERFSRRSILIVGWLFGLPVPFLIILAPSWGWVIGANALLGINQGLAWSMTVNMKVDLVGPRRRGLALGLNEAAGYLAVAAAAFGAGVIATQYGLRPEPWYLGIAFVACGLALSVLFIRDTAPFVAMESVAARGRAADVSLGRSFARGTWRDRHLVGISQTGFVNNLNDGLAWGIFPLFFASHGLSLNRVAILAATYPLIWGGLQLFTGWASDVAGRKPLIVAGMLLQAVAISVVGFSNEFGLWLGALALLGLGTAMVYPALLAATGDAVHPEERATALGVYRFWRDAGAIGGALAAGLLADAFGFNTAIQVVAALTVASGAIAALTLRPPTSAASIEAVT, from the coding sequence GTGGCCGCGAACTGGCAGCAGTTCGTGCTGCTCGTGGCGACGAACGCATTCGTCGGCGGGATGGTGGGCCTGGAGCGCTCGATCCTGCCGGTGCTCGCCCGCGATGAGTTCGGCATTGCATCGAAGACCGTCGCGGTGTCGTTCATCGCGACGTTTGGCCTTACGAAAGCGCTCGCCAATCTCTTCGCCGGGCGGTTGTCGGAGCGTTTCTCGCGCCGGTCGATACTGATTGTTGGCTGGCTCTTCGGGCTACCGGTGCCTTTTCTCATCATCTTAGCGCCGTCGTGGGGGTGGGTGATCGGCGCCAACGCGCTGCTCGGCATCAACCAGGGCCTTGCATGGTCGATGACGGTGAACATGAAGGTTGATTTGGTGGGTCCGCGCCGGCGCGGCCTTGCGCTCGGGTTGAACGAGGCGGCCGGCTACCTCGCGGTGGCGGCGGCCGCGTTTGGAGCAGGAGTGATCGCGACGCAATACGGACTGCGTCCCGAGCCGTGGTATTTGGGAATTGCGTTCGTCGCGTGCGGGCTTGCGTTGAGCGTGCTCTTCATCCGGGATACAGCGCCATTTGTCGCGATGGAGTCGGTCGCTGCCCGGGGCCGTGCGGCCGACGTGTCGCTCGGACGGAGTTTTGCGCGGGGAACGTGGCGCGACCGACATCTCGTCGGCATCTCGCAGACCGGCTTCGTGAATAATTTGAACGACGGGCTCGCCTGGGGAATCTTTCCGTTGTTCTTCGCCAGCCATGGCTTGTCGCTCAACCGCGTGGCCATCCTCGCGGCGACGTATCCGCTAATCTGGGGAGGCCTGCAGCTTTTCACCGGGTGGGCGAGCGACGTTGCCGGACGAAAGCCGTTGATCGTCGCCGGTATGCTGCTGCAGGCGGTTGCGATTTCCGTCGTCGGATTCTCGAACGAGTTCGGCCTCTGGTTGGGCGCGCTCGCGCTCCTCGGACTCGGTACGGCAATGGTCTACCCTGCGCTTCTCGCTGCGACCGGCGACGCCGTTCATCCTGAAGAACGGGCGACGGCGCTTGGCGTATATCGCTTCTGGCGTGATGCCGGCGCGATCGGCGGCGCGCTCGCTGCGGGGTTACTCGCCGATGCATTCGGGTTCAATACGGCGATCCAGGTTGTCGCTGCGTTGACGGTCGCATCCGGCGCGATCGCGGCCTTGACGCTCCGCCCGCCAACATCTGCCGCATCGATCGAGGCTGTTACATGA
- a CDS encoding methyltransferase domain-containing protein, with amino-acid sequence MTNKIQQVAAANVDRERLRSGISAKYTEVALDPEKGFHFHTGRPLAEMLGYAASSYETLPSAAIDSFAGTGNPFSMGDISAGDVVLDMGCGAGFDLLQAALRVGASGGVIGVDMTAAMREKAREGAEALGLRNVDVREGYLEALPVPDASVDVVISNGVLNLTPDKEAVMREVYRVLKPGGRFQVGDIVVHVDVPQDAKDDVELWSNCIAGALTKEEWQWVLGQVGFLNVRWGAETDVYSGSKHESDAKEFDTRGVSFSGVKPR; translated from the coding sequence ATGACGAACAAGATCCAGCAAGTAGCCGCCGCAAACGTCGACCGGGAGCGACTACGCAGCGGGATCAGCGCCAAATACACGGAAGTAGCGCTCGATCCGGAGAAGGGATTCCACTTCCACACCGGGCGGCCGCTCGCAGAGATGCTTGGCTACGCGGCGTCCTCCTACGAGACGCTGCCATCGGCGGCGATCGATTCGTTTGCCGGTACGGGGAACCCGTTTTCGATGGGCGACATCAGCGCCGGCGACGTCGTGCTCGACATGGGGTGCGGTGCCGGCTTTGACCTGCTGCAGGCCGCGTTACGCGTGGGTGCGTCCGGTGGCGTGATCGGCGTCGATATGACGGCCGCGATGCGCGAGAAGGCGCGAGAAGGCGCCGAAGCGCTCGGCCTTCGCAACGTCGACGTACGTGAAGGCTACCTCGAAGCATTGCCGGTCCCCGATGCGAGCGTGGACGTCGTGATCAGCAACGGCGTGCTCAATCTCACGCCCGACAAGGAAGCCGTGATGCGCGAGGTCTACCGCGTGCTCAAGCCCGGCGGCCGCTTCCAGGTCGGTGATATCGTCGTGCACGTCGACGTTCCGCAAGACGCGAAGGACGACGTCGAGCTGTGGTCGAATTGCATCGCCGGTGCGCTGACGAAGGAAGAGTGGCAATGGGTGCTCGGCCAGGTGGGATTTCTTAACGTGCGATGGGGCGCAGAAACGGACGTCTATTCCGGGTCGAAACACGAGTCCGACGCGAAGGAGTTCGACACGCGCGGCGTGAGCTTCTCGGGCGTGAAGCCGAGGTAG
- a CDS encoding class I SAM-dependent methyltransferase — translation MLDDGQAGQLWTSAEVYERYVGRWSRLVADEFVPWLAAPANGRWLDVGLGTGALSETIIATQDPAWVHGVDLSKAFISSAREQIRDRRMTFAMSAAQSVAAPERVFDIVVSGLVLNFVPDPRDAVLEFARALRSGGIAGVYVWDYSSEMQMMRHFWDAAGALDPAARELDEGQRCSICQPELLTALLQSAGFQTVEARAIDVPTVFTDFDDYWQPFLGGRAPAPAYAMSLSEDRRSALRELIRRRLPTEGDGSIRLIARAWAVKGTAP, via the coding sequence ATGCTTGACGATGGGCAAGCTGGCCAGCTCTGGACCAGCGCAGAAGTCTACGAACGATACGTGGGGCGCTGGAGCCGCCTGGTTGCGGACGAATTTGTTCCCTGGCTCGCCGCTCCGGCGAACGGACGCTGGCTCGACGTCGGGTTGGGCACAGGCGCTCTCAGCGAGACGATCATCGCGACGCAGGATCCCGCCTGGGTGCACGGAGTCGATCTCTCGAAAGCGTTCATCAGTTCCGCTCGCGAGCAGATCCGCGATCGCCGCATGACCTTCGCCATGAGCGCCGCGCAGTCGGTCGCGGCACCTGAGCGCGTATTCGACATCGTCGTGTCCGGTCTCGTGCTTAACTTCGTCCCCGACCCGCGCGACGCAGTGCTCGAGTTCGCCCGCGCCCTGCGATCGGGCGGCATTGCAGGTGTGTACGTCTGGGATTACAGCAGCGAAATGCAGATGATGCGCCACTTCTGGGACGCCGCTGGTGCGCTTGACCCGGCGGCGCGTGAACTCGACGAAGGGCAACGCTGCTCCATCTGCCAGCCCGAACTGCTGACGGCGCTGTTGCAGTCGGCCGGCTTCCAAACCGTCGAGGCGCGCGCCATCGACGTACCGACGGTCTTCACAGATTTCGACGACTACTGGCAACCGTTTCTCGGCGGCCGCGCGCCGGCGCCTGCGTACGCCATGTCCTTGAGCGAAGATCGCCGCTCCGCGCTGCGAGAGCTGATAAGACGACGTCTGCCCACGGAGGGCGATGGTTCGATTCGGTTGATCGCGCGGGCGTGGGCGGTGAAAGGGACGGCGCCTTGA
- a CDS encoding VOC family protein, producing MIVGLHGLFYTTDPEAARAFLRDKLGLPSYDSGGGWLIFDVASADIGCHPSDRAYHAVSFSCDDIDATVAEMSQRGVIFNQPVAEEDWGRVTSFDLPGGGPIPLYQPKYK from the coding sequence ATGATTGTGGGGCTCCATGGTCTGTTCTACACAACGGATCCGGAAGCGGCGCGCGCGTTTCTGCGAGACAAGCTCGGACTGCCGTCGTACGACTCCGGTGGCGGCTGGCTGATCTTCGACGTCGCATCCGCCGACATCGGCTGCCACCCATCGGACCGCGCCTATCACGCCGTTTCGTTCTCCTGCGACGACATCGACGCAACCGTCGCCGAGATGAGCCAGCGAGGCGTGATCTTCAACCAGCCGGTCGCCGAAGAGGACTGGGGCCGCGTGACGTCGTTTGACCTTCCTGGCGGTGGCCCGATCCCGCTCTATCAGCCCAAGTACAAGTGA
- a CDS encoding metalloregulator ArsR/SmtB family transcription factor yields the protein MRHTGAVAHREFKDKLYPEFARIARALSSDRRLELVDLLVQAPRRVEALVEETGMTMANVSQHLQVLKNARLVESERSGTAVTYRLASPAVVSLWLALRGVAEDRLPEIGRLRDQYASDVRQALPRADLQRMLKRGEAVLVDVRPAVEFQHGHLPGALSLPIDEFGKRLKDLPRDKRIVAYCRGTYCLFADEAVALLRKRGYDAVRLEGGWPEWIAEGRAVAVR from the coding sequence ATGAGGCACACTGGCGCCGTGGCTCATCGAGAATTCAAGGACAAGCTCTATCCCGAGTTCGCGCGCATCGCCCGGGCGTTGTCGAGCGATCGACGCCTGGAACTGGTCGACCTGCTCGTGCAGGCGCCGCGACGGGTGGAGGCCTTGGTGGAAGAGACCGGCATGACCATGGCCAATGTGTCGCAGCACCTCCAGGTGCTGAAGAACGCGCGTCTCGTCGAATCAGAGCGAAGCGGGACCGCCGTCACCTATCGGCTCGCGTCGCCCGCCGTCGTGTCGCTCTGGTTGGCGCTCCGCGGCGTCGCCGAGGACCGCCTGCCCGAGATAGGCAGACTTCGCGACCAATATGCGTCCGACGTCCGACAGGCGCTGCCACGAGCCGATCTCCAGCGGATGCTCAAGCGAGGTGAAGCTGTCCTGGTTGACGTTCGTCCGGCCGTCGAGTTTCAGCACGGCCATCTCCCGGGCGCGCTCTCCCTTCCAATCGACGAATTCGGAAAGCGGCTCAAGGACCTGCCGAGAGACAAACGCATTGTCGCGTACTGCCGCGGAACCTACTGCTTGTTCGCCGACGAAGCGGTCGCGCTGCTGCGAAAACGCGGCTACGACGCCGTACGCCTCGAAGGCGGCTGGCCCGAATGGATAGCTGAAGGGCGCGCCGTAGCCGTTCGATGA